The Pseudomonadota bacterium genome segment GACCCTCAACCAGTCTATCTGCCAGTTTCATATTGTGCTCATATATGTGCTCGATACCGATATCGACCAAGTACTCAATAGATTTTTCCAAACCCTTGATACATCCGAATGCCAACGTGCTGGACTCGAATCTTTTGGTTGTGTCTGGATATTCCAACCTGTCAGGGCTCAGGTCCCATATGTTTTTGTGGCTACGAAAACCGACAAGCCCGGGCTCGAGATTGCCTTGCAGATGTGGCGCGAGATACATTACCGCGGCACCGAATGGCCCACACAACCACTTATAAGAGCCACTGATAATGACGTCAGCGCCACATGCGGGCGCATCGATAGGGATAGCTCCTGCGGACTGCGTTGCATCGACAACGAGAAGCGCGCCATGTGCATGCGTGACTTCCGCCAATGCTGCCAGATCATAAAGTTGTCCACCTGTATATTCGGCATGCGAAATCGATACGACTGCTGTATTTTGGTCGATAGCACCGATTACCTTATCAATGCTTGTGTAAGCGTTATGTCCCTCAGCCAGCCGAATTTCAGAACCAGTATGGTGTGAAACTCGACTCCATGGATAAATGGTGCTGGGAAATACGATATCAGTACTTACAATGTTCTCATGCTTTTTGGGCATCACTGCCCAGGCGATCGAACTCAACAGTTCAGAACAACTTGAACCACCGGCAATATCTTCAGGACGACAATTAAATAGACGGGCCGCCTGAATACGCAGCCCGGCAAACGCCAGATCCTCGGCATGATCATCGA includes the following:
- a CDS encoding aminotransferase class V-fold PLP-dependent enzyme; translated protein: MKLLVERGDFPLTESWSYLNAANVALIPMRAATVITDWQTDLALNGSNNFDDHAEDLAFAGLRIQAARLFNCRPEDIAGGSSCSELLSSIAWAVMPKKHENIVSTDIVFPSTIYPWSRVSHHTGSEIRLAEGHNAYTSIDKVIGAIDQNTAVVSISHAEYTGGQLYDLAALAEVTHAHGALLVVDATQSAGAIPIDAPACGADVIISGSYKWLCGPFGAAVMYLAPHLQGNLEPGLVGFRSHKNIWDLSPDRLEYPDTTKRFESSTLAFGCIKGLEKSIEYLVDIGIEHIYEHNMKLADRLVEG